atatataaatttaaatataagtaGGTATACAGAATTAAATGTAACCTTATCAGTTGTTTAAGTAATTTTCTTATCTGCTTTGATTATGACAGTTCCTGAGAATTTTTGAGGGCCCGTTTACAGTACATATATCGCTTATATGtactaaataattataatcaatattGCGAGTATGACCTAACTGCTGCTTTAGCTGATTTGTTAAGGCTTTGCAATTTTGcagttttaatataattttgttgaaaagCTGGGCTATAAATTCTGCTTCTGTGTTGCAGGTCTATCAGTTCGGTTTCAGCGTTCCATAAagtcatatcaaaatgaattCCCCAATTGCTCTATTGTAAGTAACTGCAGTTGTTGGCTCTACTTGAAATATTCATGTTTTTTACAATTAACTAGGTTCTTCGCACTGCTCCTGATCAGTCCTTTGTGCTTCGGGTATACTGATGAAGAACGTGAGGCCGATCGTCTTAGGGTGGCTGAAATTATCCGAACCTCCCAGGACGCAGATGCCAAAATCGGTAACACCCAGGAATTGCTTGACATCTATAAACGTTTAGCTCCAACTTTGTCGGCTGAAGACAGGGAGCAAATTGAGAGCCTAATTAAGGAGCATACTGATGAAATATTATTCGATGGAGTTCCGAGTCAAGGCGGACGGAAGACCAAGTACGTTGGCAAGGTCCTTACTCCAGTTGCGAGGGACCTGGCTTCTGGATTCTTTCAAGAGCTCGGTGCTAGCATTGCCAGATTATTCAGTGGTTAATGTCATTGAAAagtaattcaaaaatatatttttgcataacaaaatgttaataaaaaattaatatttttgtaaaatgtttaaCCTAtgcattcaaataaaatttgtataaagtACACTGCAGTTTTACCTACTTACCTTCGCTTACAACACAGACGCTAAATGGTATTTTTTACACCTGACTTGTTGATCAATCTGTGACTGTGACTTTATTATCAGATACATAAGCAAACGACGTACACCGTAAAAATCTGgaataaatttatatgtatataaaataaataagtatggAATAGCCGTTTTTGCCAAGAAGCAGGCCGACCATatgtacataaaataattaccGCCGAGCCAACGTTTTGTTCCTTATcgcttttgtatttaaaacgaTGTCCATTAAACTCAGTTGATGTGGCTTTACATATATGCATAATGTAATGCAGATTTGATATCACTTAACGCTGTGAGGCTATTTATTCAGCTTGTTGGGCTGAAAAATTGTCATTTCAGCTTGATCTTGCGTTCCACAAAGTATTTACGCCATGAATATTATAATGTCCATCATGTAAGTAACActgtatattggttttatttgaatttattaatttctttctcatttttttcattttattaggTGCTTTGCACTTCTTCTGATTAGCCCGTTGTGTTCAGCGTATACTGCCGAACAACGTCGAGCTGATGGCCTTAGGGTTAATCAGATTATCCAAACTTCTCGCGATGACAATACCAAAATCAACGGGATCCAGGAATTACTTAACATATATAGACGCATGTCCCCCAGTTTAAGGCCTGAAGAAAGGGAGAGGATCGACAGGTTTATTAAACCGCATACGGAGGAAATATTAATCGATGGAGTGCCAAGTCAAGGGGGTGTGAAAAGCAAGTATGCCAGAAAGATCCTGAGTCCAGTGGTAAAGAGTGTGGCTACAGGATTCTTCGAACAGCTCGGGGCAAGTCTTGCAAGCCTTTTCGAGGGTTGGTTTTCATCGAAAAAGgaagaataaaagaagagaagaAGGAATTTTgatacaaaaatttataaaattgtataatagttttgtattttatattattaaaatctaTCTACTTTTCTATATAAATGTGTGCCAAATAAAAGTGTAAAACTTCTGAATTAAAGCATATTTATTGTGTATTTTATTCGAAGGTCAGAAATGATTTAACTTATTAtcccatatattttaaaaaagaaatttgtaTGCGAATTTTTCATGTAAATTTTTCCGGTCCTActcttaaacaaaaataatatctaAAGAATGgaacaatttttcatgtaAATTTTTCCGGTCCTACTcttaaacgaaaataatatcTAAAGAATGGAACAATTTCGTATCTTTCCAGCAATAACAAATGActatttttttagctttaagcttattttctttctcgtgtgtgtgtatgttgaACATTATTACGTTTAAgcctaaaaaaaaggattgttGGTAATTTAAGGGAATTGTGCTAACGTACAATTTTCCGGTGAACGGggaatcataaaaaaaaatgtatcgaaACTAAGTGACTCATAATTAAATTCtgctttaaaattcaataaaataatgtttattatttgtatgtgtaacaaaaatattattgacagTTCATGAGAACTTTGATGGGAAAATTTTTAGTGTGTGGGTACAAGTTTAATTCCAATGAACGTTGCAAACGCCAACAAAGTGCCGTTTTTGCtgatttgtaaatatattGCCATTCAGCAGTTTCACTTTGAATTTCATCTTGCGCTGGGCTATAAATTCTGTTTCTGGGTTGAGAGACTATCAGTTCAGTTTGATCCGGCGTTCCTTGAAGTCATAACAAAATGAATTCCTCATTTTCTCTAATGTAAGTACCTCTCTAAGATAACTTGGttttgattaaatattaaatttgtttaaattttataaacatttatctAGGTGCTTTGCACTGCTCCTGGTTAGTCCTTTGTGCTTCGGGTATACTGATGATGAACGTGAGGCCGATCGTCTTAGAGTGGCTGAAATTATCCGAACCTCCCAGGACGACGATGCCAAAATCGGGAACACCCAGAAATTGCTTGACATCTATAAACGTTTAGCTCCAACTTTGTCGGATGAAGACAGGGAGCAAATTGAGAGCCTAATTAAGGAGCATACGGATGAAATATTAGTCGATGGAGTTCCGAGTCAAGGCGGACGGAAGACCAAATACGTTGGAAAGATCCTTACTCCAGTTGCGAGGGACCTGGCGACTGGATTCTTTTCAGAGTTTGGTGCAAGCATTGCTAGATTATTCACTGGTTAATTTCAATGAAAAATCGTTATGCATACCAAAATGTAATTcaaaaatttcgaattatgtAATATGTTTATCAGAAACCTTGAAATAAAATCTGCTGCACactgcatatatgtatgtattctttttcaatcaCTCACATAGCTTATCAAATTCGAATAAATAACTTaatgaaattatataaaattaataacatcaACATCGTATGTCAATTTGATCAAATAGCCAGCCTCTTTAGGCACAGAATATAGATGCAGCTATTGATTCCATGGAATTGATAGCTTTGCCTCTGGGGTCATCGCTTCATTACGGAATTCCTAGAAATTATACTTGGtaatcttattttatttggatCGCgctcaattaaatttaattgcaatgtttaacatttaaactatGCATTTACGTCTGTATTGAAAATTTGCTTATACCTGAGCTATATATTCAGCTTCTTGTCGGCAATATGCTCAGTTTAGTTTGCAAAGTCTTTACATCATGAATTTGATAGTTCTTACAGTGTtagttaaatgtatattttatacctGTACTATATTCATTATTTTCGACTTTGTTCTATCTTTTACATTTAATCAGGTGCTTTGCATTGCTTCTGATTGGTCCATTATGTTCAGCCTATAGTGACGAGGAACTTCAGGCTGATAGCCTTAGACTTGCTGAGATTATTAAAACCTCTCCAGACGACAACACCAAAATCGACAGGATCCCGGAATTACTCGACATATATAGACGTATGTCACCCAGTCTAAGCCCTGAAGAAAGAGAGAACCTCGATAGGTTAATTAAACCGCACACGGAGGAACTTTTAATCGATGGAGTTCCAAGTCAGGGTGGTAGGAGAAGCAAGTATCGTAGTGGGGGGATCCTGAAACCTATTGTAAAAATCGTTGCGAGAGAATTTTTCACAGGGCTCTCTCAAACTATTACAGACATATTCAGTAGTTGGATTTCTCGTAAAAACAAGCCGTGAATCAGATGACTAACTAACGAAATCAACTTgcctttataaatattttttggacgATCAAATgattgttaattaaaattgattggTAGCCCTACTAAAAGaattgcataaattaaattaaagtccGTACTTTTACCattctaatttaaatttttaaattattgattaAATAATAGTGTACAacattgaaattaataaatacatatggcTCTTTTAATCCAATCagtttaagaatttaataacTATCCTTATTGTTATCCTCGAGTTGCAATCGTGGTGCGAGTTTTTCATGTACATACTACAATCAGCCAGTGCCTGCATACAAACATCTTCATTTCCATAAAATGCATATTCATATTTCCTGAACAGCATTTTTCCCGCTGCGTTGTGTATTATGTAACCGAAAAATATCCACCCAGATGAAATCGTAAAAGCTGacttaaaaatttagaaagaATGGAATCCCTGCAACTTTATTCATTCAATCTGGTCAACAAAGTTTGCGTGGAATTCAATCAACACCCGGGCATCTGAACTGGACGGAGAATgttttttgggaaagttttcgGAATTATTATTTCTGTGTAAAATGCTTTTTTCGGTGTTGCAGAAAAACTCGTTTTCGCCTGGCAAAAGTTTTTGATTGTCTGGCCGAAACAAGGCATGTGGAAAGTAATTACCATGCAAGTGTCGAAAGCGTCTGACAGGGTCCTTCTACGGAGAGTTTTCCCCACCCAAACCCATACCCAAACCCATCTGCCACAGGACTTCCGTGTCGGTGGGCTCTACACTAGTGTGTGCTCGCCTCATCAACGCCATCAGCTGTGGCATTTGACTTCTGAATGTGTCGTAAAGTTGATCCCTTCCCCGCCCGGTCTTCTACCCATCCTGTTTGCTGAACTTGTCAACGCTGCTGctacttctgctgctgctgctggcaatttgtttaattaaatgctcGCCCAAGAACCAACATACACAGACCAACACAAACACTCACGGTATCCGGAGCTTGCAGGGcaatattaaattgaataacAACGGCTAAACACATCGAGGCTAACACCTGCTTATCGATGTGTCAACTGCAGTGACCGCCTGTCCTTAATTATAGGTTGTTTTCCTATATCAAACTTTCATTACCTCTatcgaaaatttaaaaatctttaaaaccttatatTTGACTGGGATTTCTTGTCCTTAAGtcttctttataaatatttttggcacTGCTTTCAGCCTAGCATAAATATTGCCTAAATTCCGTAGTTTTAACTCAGTGTCACACACTTTTTGGCGAGCCAACCAAGTGGGTCACTGGGATTTGATGACACAACATGCAAATTGAGTTCACAGCACAATGGAAAGGCAAAAGTGAAGGTTGCCAAGCATCTTTAAGCCTCTGCAACGCACTTTTTCCCCAGGAAGACTTAGGATCCAAGACCTTAACACCAGCAGGCCGTACTTCCTAATTATACTTGTGGCGGGGAATTCAGCCTGAAGGCAGTAAAAAGCCGTCCTGTTGCACAGGGTTTCCTTTTCTAAGCCCTTGCTTACAAGGGTTCTCATTCTTatcctgctgttgctgttgttgctgtgctgTGTAGGCTCTTACATTATCGCCTATATCGTCCTGATTATCATGTGACAATGTggcacacaaaataaaatcagcaTTTTTGCCTTGTCAAGTGTTTGCCCCTGCAGACAGCCAGAcaaaaccgaaccgaaaaccaaactaAACCGAGTCGATCTGAGCTGAGCTGAACTGTGTTCGTCGCAATGAAATATCCTGCAGGCACACAAGCTGCTCCTGCGATGTCGACTGCCAAAACAGGATACGCATCCTGCGGGGAGCGGCTAGGATATCCTCTTAGCATTCCCCGGCTCATTGGCATGACCCTCAACTATTTACATGGCCAAAAACATGCTCCACCATCCCGCAAGCCCAGCACATTGGCGAAACTTTTGGCATGGCTGGCTTTAAAGGCTTGGCTACTAAAGTGCTGCAAAGTTTCTTGGCTGCAAGGAAATTGAAAGAAATAACGACACTTTTTAGTTGCTGGCAAAATGCCATTAAATGGGGTAGAACAGAACGGTAGGGAAAGAAAATGGCTTAGCCCAgtttaattgtaaaataaactaCGAGTACATGAATGAAATAACTATTGAAGCGCATCTGTGTTTCAATTATACAATATTCTTTCGTCAGTCTGAAAAAATTCAGAACTTATTCTCCTATTCCAGGAAGGTTCATTCCATTAGGCTAAATATATGTAAGGATACACTTTGGAGGtggattttccatttccatcctAGGCAGCACAAAACAGTTTTCCCCATTCATCCCAGCCAAACTGTTTTtgggaaaattcaatttcgttTGTTTATGAGCACAAGTCTAATTCAAATGCAAAGATAAGGCACAACGTTGCGACGACTACAATGGATAGATACTTCGGCACGATTCCTTCCCTGAAGACGTCCTATCTTTCGCTCTCTTCGAGTGGTTTTCCTTACCACACGCATATGCTGATAAAGTTTTAGCACCTGTACGGGGAAAAAAAGGTGGCGGAGGCTGGAAAACCGAAAAGAAAAGTTTGCCATTTACAGCCCATCAAGTCGGCTTCAATTTCGCCTACCTTTTGTTTGGGCCTGGGCCTAcgccatccatccatccaattCCCCCTCTATTTTTCAGTGTATGTATGTCCCGGCCTCTTTGTTTGTCACTTTCGGCACAGTTTATGCGCTTTTTACAACGTGTATCCTTTTTGCATGTCGACTTAGTGTTTTGGCTCTGCCTTTCACCATTTTATTGCAGCAACAAAAGGCTCCTTAAGCACGTGTAAAGCGAACACCCAGACATACACGGTGCAAAGTCAAGGGAGCGCAACAGTGCGGTTGGAAAACTTTGATCTTCCTGGCAGGAGACTTAATTTAATGTCCTTCTCGTGGGCTGCCAACGCTGCTTGCCGCTGACTTTTTGCCAGGCGGACTCCTGTTTTGTTTAAGTTTTGTGTCGTGACACAAACACTGAATTTCAATTACCGGCTGCGAAGGTCCTTGCCAAAAGGATAGGCCTTACACatggaaaaatgtttaagtgtttggtttcaaataattaaaaataattaaagtgcaaaaaatcgtaagattttttttaacagaaaGTTATTTCTGTCAAAATCTGTTAAATTTCATCTTAGTCATTTTTTTGCTGGAACACAGTTATATCAGATCAATTGCAAGCTTTTTCACCCCGGAACTGAGctgataagaaataaaaatcattgtcAGCTTTCTTGGAATTTACAGAGCTCAATCAACAACAGATTGCTATTAATGTCACGATTCCAGAATTATCAATTCCATGAAAAGTCCTTGGCCCATGAACCGTTGAACATAATCAAGAGCCATATGTAAACAGAAAGAAAGGAAGAAGTAACGTTATCAGATTTCTCTGATGAACGTATACATAATTCACAGAATCCAAGCGTTATCACTTTTAATGCTCTTACTTATTTCCCAGTTTTCTCAAGAGCTGtctataaaagaaaaactttccATGTGGACAGCATCATTTCTCCAGAACCATCTCAAGTAAAGAAAGCAAGGATGTACTTTGCCATACGCCTAAGGTaactaaaattttacaaattttgcttaaacaaaaaatataaaatattttaactttcAGCTTTGTCCTGGTCGTGATGTTTTGCCTAGCGGGCAAGGGAAAAGCCGGAATGATCGAAGTGGATCGCAATAGGCTTCAGCAACTCCAACGGCAAAGTCATCAAACGACTGATGCCAATGCCCAAGTGCGAATCGCCTACGAAGTCATTGGTATTTACAATAAATACAAGGGCCACGGAGGACCCAACGCCGCTAGGGAAAATCAACTAAACACACAGGTGCGCGACTTCAAGAAGAAGACTGTGATCGTCGATGGTGTGCCAGCCCAAGGAGGAGTTTGGGACATCCTGGGAATAATGAAGTCAGCTACAGGTGCTGTCCCAGAACATGTTAGGACAGATGCGGCGAACTTGATCAAGAGTTCCTCAAAAGCCGTAGTTGACGGCCTAGTAAGCTATCTTATAAACACACTTTTTGGAATGTTGGCCGGTGGATAGTAAAATGAGTTGTGAATTTGACGGACTGAGTTTTGATTGAATAACTATATGACATgaataaaattggaaaaaaatgtcatttttttaacaagttTTTAAGTGTTTTAAAGTACTTTGTTGTATAAAAACAAGTTCGGTCCAACTTTCCCCATTTTTCGTATGTGTATATCTGGCTAGCCTCAACTTGTCTGTATGTTAGTTTGTCGCATTTACGCTGTTTTCTGGCTTAAAGCTTTCCAGAAACCGGCGAAAATTTGGCCCGAAATTTATGAGCTCAGTGTTGGCCAAGTGTCCTTGCGGgacttcacacacacacacagcacaGACTTCTTTGCACTTTATTTTCATTCAGAGCCTATCGCACGAGCTTATTTGATTTTGTTCGCCTCTTGTCTTGCCCCCTGTGAAGTTTTCCCGCGTCCCACTCATAAATATCGAAAAAGGCACGGGAActtgtttgctttttggccGAACTCGGGGCCTCATCTGTCCAGTCCCCGGGTTGTAGGCCCAAATATTAGTGCAATTTCCCCACGTTGACCAAAAGTTCAATTCATTTTGCACTGGGACGTGTCGCTGCTCCTCAACTGTTTTCATAAGAATTTATTGCTTTCTCTTGGCAACTAAGTGGATCAGATTTCTCTCGGCAGCTTTGGCCTGTGTCCTATGTAATATGCCACAGATTTAGTGTTGGCGAAATTACTTCTGTCTTTTGTTCGCCTCCATTCCAGGACCCTCTAGCTTCCCACTTTCcctgttccttttttttacaattttgtcgTATCGGATTGAAAATTGAGTTGGGTATTTTAGGGGCTAAAAGTCGGGAGGAAGGAAACGCCGGCCGACCGCAGACTGACAGTTGGGACAGTTCTTAGGTGAGATTTTCTACACCCCAAATGGTTTCTCTTTCAATGACCGAAAAATGGGAGTCCTTAAACTGAAGAGatttttctttgaattttcGCTAGTCATTTACTCAATTTGTGGGGCTTGGTTTGGAACTCCGTTCTAATTTATTCTTATTGAATTAAATGTTTCTGATTGTCAATATTTAAAAgacaattttgttgtttcttgttgttgtatgaattgttttatttatttaaaaaaattggttttcaaTTTACCAagaagttttatttataatagcTTTAAATTCTCCCTTCTTTAATTTAGCACATTATTTATAAGTCCTTGTAATATCTGCTTTAAATAACCTCCGAGTTAAGTGACTGTCCGAAGTTTCCCACTCGAAATGCTCTTGCTGAGTTTTCAACTGCGATTTGCGGCCTGCATTGTCTGTATCCTTGTGACGTAagggaaatttatttcatttatgcaTAGCTTGTTTGAGGTTGAGTGGGTGCTATTTGGtgggtttttcggttttcacaGTGCGTGCAATAAcgagaatgaaaatgaaaatgtataCCAAAGTTTTGTGTGTATCTGCGAGAATGTGTGCGAGTGTTGTGTCCTAAAAGTATGTATTGATTTTCAGCCTGTCGGCAatgcgaaaatatttattgtcagCTCGAGGGAGCTGAGTCTGAGTCCTCGGATGCCAAGCCAAGTTTCGCTCAAATTGTTCCCAGGCGGCAATTGATGCCGTTGATggaatggagatggagatggaagATGCCCCTCCCAAGTCGCACACTTCGTCTGCGAGTCTGTCAGCATCGGGAAATCGAGAATTATTAACAGCCAAGAGCCAACTATTGCGTTGATGGGCTCATAATTACGGCCATGTCCTTGCTCACTCACTCGCACATTCGCCTCTCGCATTTCTGGGCGCTGACATGCATTAATATTGATTGTTGCTGTCGCTGAACCGCACTAATCAGAGCCACATGTCGTTCCCCGTGTTCTCCGTAGTCTGTTCTCTGTTGCCTGTACATTGACATTGACACGGGCTCCTCGTCGGATGGCATTCCACAATTATTCGCATCCTTGTCCGCAGcttcatcatcgtcatcaccATCCACCATTGTCATTGTCGGCGCAATGAAATTACATGTTACATATCGCATTTACATTGCTGTCATGTAGTTCCTCTTTTGATTCAGTTGTTGAGTTTTTCATGCGGTCCTGGGCGGGCTGGAAGTATAACCACATTTCCCTTTCCCCACCTTGCTAAATGAGAAAAACCTTGTTTTCCCGCTGTCCATCGAGTTTAAATTTCCATCATGTTGGGAAAATCAAATTGCAAGTGGCAGGACCAGGGATTGATTACAATTTAATAGCTTTAGTTTTGACATATTTATtatagaaattataaattgcgCAATTACCATTAGAAAATATTCTTCGGTAAAGTATTTATTCAACTAAAAAACTATAATTACCAAATGATTATCCTGAAAGGATAACCCTTTTATCTAGAAAAACTTTAAGTATTTTGCCATACTTTTCcctgcttttaattaaaagttcatGGTTTATTAAATCTTGACGAAACTAATTGATAACTTTTGCGAACCAGTTGACTTTGCCAGTCAATTTGTGTACATAGGATGGACCCCAGAAGGACAAAGGCTGCGAGTCAGATATGCCATTTGAATACTTTCTGTTTTGACATTCATTTGCGAGAGTCGACAGAAAGCGTTTCCAATTTGCAGAGGCATCTCGAAAGGCAACCGGGGAGCCAGCGAACTTGGAGAAGTTTTAATGAGTTGGCAAATGGAATTGGCAATCCGTAGTGGATGCTCGACACTTGAAGCATGAAATCAAACTAATTAACTCAAAATTTAACATAAACGCCGCTCAAAGTTTCCCCATTGGGCGCTCAAGTTGGCTTTTTCATGTGATTTTCCGCTCTCTGCACATGATGGCAGTGCAATTGTACACAAGTTGGCCATGGCCAGAGGGAAAACCAGGGGAAAACCATCTATGTACCTCCTTTATGAGGGTAATCCGGCATCAGCACCTCCGCGTTGGATGATAATTCAGTTTTGCCGGCATgatgaacaaattaaaaacttttctttttcatcCATGATCCCAGCAAATGGTCTACAAATTATTCCCCCAACGTCAAAGTTTTCACTTTCTTCCTGCCAgcgatttttaatgttttccaccaattttgttttccatttttccagcACTTGTCTGTCCCACGGCTGCTTAGGCATTATTATAAGCagggaaaaatgaaaacagaTTTCGAAGAGCTCGTCAAACAGATGAATTGGAAAAGCTGACTTGTGTAAATGTATGCAGAGCTTGGGACGAGGATTTACATATGCTTACCCCGAATCGGCTTTGGCTATAACTACAACCAAATGACTTAATCCGAAAGCACTTACTTTCGTTTACGAATAATATACAAATGTACCCACTTGAGCACTGGAGTGTTTTTGAAATGCCCAAATTTCTCATCAACTATTTGCCTTTGATGTTCCGGGGGTCTTCAACCTGATATGCCAGGAGGAGTGCCTAATGTTTATTACATTATATATGGCACACTTCAAGGAGATGCTCATCATACTCTCCATGTCCTTTGGCGCTGCGTCGTAAAACCATTGCATAAGTTTTGCGCTTGACAGCCAACTTTGAAgcatcggtttttattttactctaCCGCCAGCGGAATTCAGatacataaatatgtatgaGCTGGGTGCGAATGGTAAGAGAAATGGGAATGGGGTCCTTCGTGTCTATCTGTGTAGTTTGACAGTTCGTAAAATCAAAGTTGTGTCTCACAGAATGTAATAGATTTTTATTGCCGGCGGCAGTGGTTTGCTTCATCTAGTCACCACTTCCATTTTGTCTGGCAACCAATTCGACTTTCTGGCTGTTTACCACACACAAGCGGACCCAGAGCTACAGATCCACCTACATAGATAGACACCCAGCCTCAGTCGGAGGAGGAACTTTCCCATTTTGTTGGGAAATGCTTTTAATCTAACTATAAAGTTGCTGCAAAAGTTGTCCCCAAGTTTTAAGGTTTCGCTTTGCTTTTTGGCCGTCGACTGAAACTCTACAAATTCAACAAATTTAACTTGCCCTTGACACGTTGCCAAAATGCAAAGGATATGAACGAAATCCAATTTTACTTTCCGCTGTGTTTACGAGAGTGAAAGGGAATGTTGAGCTGTGAGTAGGGAATAAATCACGAGGCtttaaacaaaagttttaCTATGGCCGTGTAGACCTCTAATGGATTTAATTTCCGTTAAGGCCAGCGAATAAATTAAGCTGCCAGATGAAAACGGGATAAAATATTCGCATTTGCTTTAaaggcaataaaaattaattagcgCAGCACGTCGGAGATTGCGGCCTCAATTATGATGCCAGGTCCTTTCCCACAGagtttggccaaaaaagcgaaaaatcaATATGACAGGCCGACAGGAGGGTCGGTCGACAGCGGGGGATGGGGGTGGCTGGACTCGTCCTTGGACGGCGGACGCGCTAATTTCAAGAGCCCTGGGCCATAAAACCGTGTTGAGGGAGCACAAAGCCCTAAAAACCAGCCAAAGCGAACCGAAAGACGTTCAAGCCGGGCCATAAGTAGCTGAGGATTAGGCAAGCAGCTCGAGCTTGCAGCTTGGAGCCCGTCTCGCTTttcattttcccatttcccaatTTTTCCCCTCGCTTCGGATCGACGACTCGAGTCGGCAGTATATCTTTTAATTAGACGATTTCACTGGATATTTAACAGCCTCGTGCTCGATGCTGAAGGTATTTTGTCTCGCTGCTGGGCCATAATGGAGTCCCAAATGGCATCGCTGATTAATGTCTCGATTTTATGGCGAATAATGTTGAATGGGACAATGGGGGAGGTGGAGTGCAGAATGCAGGAGCTATTCTCATGAAAAATTGGAAGCAAATACCTTTTGTGCGatgtctttaagttttttattgaACGATAAAGTCAAATAACTTGTTGGAAAAGTTTGAGCAGTGAACTTGACTTTCCTGCGTCCAAGGGCTGATTTTAAAcagtggaaaaaaattaaaaatatttttctgaagtctttaaataatttgtaggATTTTTAGAGGTTATTATAGGGTAAAATACACtataagaatatatttaaaatttttttttgcgggTCCTAGAGCATCTGAGCTTCGTTTGTGACCCTTATCCACTTTGCCATCttgatttttaatgtttctttGCCGAGCAAAATGCTTTGCATTTCTTCCGGTCCTTCTGTTTTGAC
This portion of the Drosophila takahashii strain IR98-3 E-12201 chromosome 3R, DtakHiC1v2, whole genome shotgun sequence genome encodes:
- the LOC108057158 gene encoding protein Turandot B1-like — translated: MNIIMSIMCFALLLISPLCSAYTAEQRRADGLRVNQIIQTSRDDNTKINGIQELLNIYRRMSPSLRPEERERIDRFIKPHTEEILIDGVPSQGGVKSKYARKILSPVVKSVATGFFEQLGASLASLFEGWFSSKKEE
- the LOC108057175 gene encoding protein Turandot C-like; this translates as MNSPIALLFFALLLISPLCFGYTDEEREADRLRVAEIIRTSQDADAKIGNTQELLDIYKRLAPTLSAEDREQIESLIKEHTDEILFDGVPSQGGRKTKYVGKVLTPVARDLASGFFQELGASIARLFSG
- the LOC108057169 gene encoding protein Turandot C-like, whose amino-acid sequence is MNSSFSLMCFALLLVSPLCFGYTDDEREADRLRVAEIIRTSQDDDAKIGNTQKLLDIYKRLAPTLSDEDREQIESLIKEHTDEILVDGVPSQGGRKTKYVGKILTPVARDLATGFFSEFGASIARLFTG
- the LOC108057177 gene encoding protein Turandot C-like, coding for MNLIVLTVCFALLLIGPLCSAYSDEELQADSLRLAEIIKTSPDDNTKIDRIPELLDIYRRMSPSLSPEERENLDRLIKPHTEELLIDGVPSQGGRRSKYRSGGILKPIVKIVAREFFTGLSQTITDIFSSWISRKNKP
- the TotZ gene encoding protein Turandot Z, translated to MYFAIRLSFVLVVMFCLAGKGKAGMIEVDRNRLQQLQRQSHQTTDANAQVRIAYEVIGIYNKYKGHGGPNAARENQLNTQVRDFKKKTVIVDGVPAQGGVWDILGIMKSATGAVPEHVRTDAANLIKSSSKAVVDGLVSYLINTLFGMLAGG